A single genomic interval of Tursiops truncatus isolate mTurTru1 chromosome 1, mTurTru1.mat.Y, whole genome shotgun sequence harbors:
- the GLRX2 gene encoding glutaredoxin 2 isoform X2 yields the protein MSVPNPKRNTCGAWMNLETGRMGNSTSSSLGNTATTPMNQIQEIISNNCVVIFSKTSCSYCTMAKTLFHDMSVNYKVVELDMLEHGSQLQDALHEMTGERTVPRIFVNGTFIGGATDTHRLHKEGKLLPLVHQCYPKKSKRKEF from the exons ATGAGCGTCCCTAACCCTAAAAGGAACACGTGCGGGgcttggatgaaccttgagacgGGCAG gATGGGGAACAGCACATCGTCATCTTTGGGGAACACAGCAACTACTCCCATGAATCAGATCCAA GAAATCATTTCTAATAATTGTGTGGTGATTTTCTCCAAAACTTCTTGTTCTTACTGTACGATGGCAAAAACACTTTTTCACGACATGAGTGTAAACTATAAAGTGGTGGAATTGGACATGCTTGAACACGGAAGCCAGTTACAAGACGCTCTTCACGAAATGACCGGTGAAAGAACT GTGCCAAGAATATTTGTCAATGGAACTTTTATTGGCGGTGCAACTGACACTCACAGGCTTCACAAAGAAGGGAAATTGCTTCCACTAGTTCACCAGTGTTATCCAAAAAAAAGTAAGAGGAAGGAATTTTAG
- the GLRX2 gene encoding glutaredoxin 2 isoform X1: MYRRRAALVGTRLVRSGSRSAGRLQGAAGVSTSGMGNSTSSSLGNTATTPMNQIQEIISNNCVVIFSKTSCSYCTMAKTLFHDMSVNYKVVELDMLEHGSQLQDALHEMTGERTVPRIFVNGTFIGGATDTHRLHKEGKLLPLVHQCYPKKSKRKEF, from the exons ATGTACAGGCGCCGTGCAGCACTGGTGGGGACGCGGCTTGTCCGGAGCGGGAGCAGGTCGGCGGGCCGGCTCCAGGGGGCAGCGGGAGTTTCGACCTCTGG gATGGGGAACAGCACATCGTCATCTTTGGGGAACACAGCAACTACTCCCATGAATCAGATCCAA GAAATCATTTCTAATAATTGTGTGGTGATTTTCTCCAAAACTTCTTGTTCTTACTGTACGATGGCAAAAACACTTTTTCACGACATGAGTGTAAACTATAAAGTGGTGGAATTGGACATGCTTGAACACGGAAGCCAGTTACAAGACGCTCTTCACGAAATGACCGGTGAAAGAACT GTGCCAAGAATATTTGTCAATGGAACTTTTATTGGCGGTGCAACTGACACTCACAGGCTTCACAAAGAAGGGAAATTGCTTCCACTAGTTCACCAGTGTTATCCAAAAAAAAGTAAGAGGAAGGAATTTTAG